In the Moraxella osloensis genome, one interval contains:
- the secD gene encoding protein translocase subunit SecD → MHYPAWKYFLIGIVLLLSTLYALPNLYPDKPAVQITGASASTTLTNDVLKQAETILNAANIPTKNNSFDGKSALLKIGDESTETQLKAQQVLKEKLGNNYVVALNLAQTTPAWLRNIGGNPIKLGLDLRGGVRFVLEVDMSKTVSQRLENLTRDIRTELRNQKIAVTNLQAGQNNLTLNFVDNAARDQAINVLRSRFGTNYELQPLINAGGPAINMTLTQSTISQISQDAVTQNLTTLRNRINELGVAEAVVQSQGANRIVVELPGVQDTAEAKRVIGRTANLEFRMVSDQNNTFQANPSGVLPAGTEAYSFGEVDSPQKTLLERQAVVTGRNVQDAQAGMDENGRPQVNITLDNAGGRLMQNTTAKSVGKQMAVLFIENKQRVTFQPDPVTGQNKEVRTPYAESHIINQATVQGVFGSTFQITGLDSNAEASELALLLRAGALAAPMYFVEERTIGPSLGQDNIQKGMFSTQVGYLLVFLFMIIFYRLFGLIANIALIFNLIMILAIMSLIGSALTLPGIAGIVLTIGMAVDANVLIFERIREELANGARPKSAIVAGFNRAFTSIFDAQLTTLIVAFILFAIGTGPIKGFAVTLAIGIASSIFTSVTVTRALVQLAYGYRKNVKRLSIG, encoded by the coding sequence ATGCACTACCCTGCTTGGAAATACTTTTTAATCGGCATTGTGCTGCTACTGAGCACCCTGTATGCCCTACCAAACCTTTATCCAGACAAGCCCGCCGTTCAAATCACGGGGGCTTCCGCGAGTACCACATTGACCAATGATGTGCTAAAACAAGCGGAAACTATCCTAAATGCCGCCAATATTCCAACCAAAAACAACAGTTTTGATGGTAAATCAGCTTTGTTAAAAATTGGTGATGAGTCGACTGAAACGCAGCTTAAAGCGCAACAAGTGCTAAAAGAAAAGCTTGGCAACAATTACGTTGTGGCGTTGAACTTGGCACAAACCACGCCAGCATGGCTACGTAATATTGGTGGTAATCCTATTAAATTAGGGTTGGACTTGCGGGGTGGTGTACGGTTTGTACTAGAAGTCGATATGAGCAAAACCGTCTCTCAGCGTTTGGAAAACTTAACCCGAGATATCCGTACAGAGCTACGCAACCAAAAAATTGCCGTGACCAATTTACAAGCAGGGCAAAATAATCTGACATTAAACTTTGTCGATAATGCCGCGCGTGATCAAGCTATTAATGTGTTACGTAGTCGCTTTGGGACGAATTACGAGTTACAACCGCTCATCAATGCGGGGGGTCCAGCGATTAACATGACCTTGACCCAGTCGACGATTTCACAAATCTCTCAAGATGCGGTCACCCAAAACTTGACGACTTTACGAAACCGTATTAATGAGCTAGGCGTGGCTGAAGCCGTGGTGCAATCACAAGGTGCCAACCGTATTGTGGTGGAATTACCCGGGGTACAAGATACCGCAGAAGCCAAACGGGTCATTGGTCGTACCGCCAATCTCGAATTTCGCATGGTCTCTGACCAAAACAATACCTTCCAAGCCAATCCATCTGGGGTATTGCCTGCAGGCACTGAAGCCTACTCATTTGGTGAAGTCGACAGCCCGCAAAAAACCTTATTGGAACGTCAAGCTGTGGTCACCGGTCGAAATGTACAAGACGCCCAAGCAGGGATGGATGAAAACGGTCGCCCCCAAGTGAATATTACGCTGGATAACGCGGGTGGTCGTTTGATGCAAAACACCACAGCAAAATCAGTGGGCAAACAAATGGCGGTGCTGTTTATTGAAAATAAGCAGCGTGTCACCTTCCAACCAGACCCAGTGACGGGTCAAAATAAAGAAGTAAGAACACCTTACGCAGAAAGCCATATTATTAATCAAGCGACTGTTCAAGGCGTCTTTGGGTCAACTTTCCAAATCACAGGCTTAGATAGTAATGCAGAAGCCTCAGAGCTGGCTTTGTTACTTCGTGCAGGTGCGCTAGCGGCGCCCATGTATTTTGTTGAAGAACGTACTATTGGTCCATCATTGGGACAAGATAACATCCAAAAAGGTATGTTCTCTACTCAAGTTGGCTATTTACTCGTGTTCTTATTTATGATTATTTTTTATCGTTTATTTGGTTTGATTGCCAATATCGCGTTGATTTTTAACTTAATAATGATTTTAGCCATCATGTCATTGATTGGTTCTGCCCTAACCTTGCCGGGTATCGCAGGTATCGTGTTAACCATTGGGATGGCGGTGGATGCCAACGTACTGATATTTGAACGCATCCGCGAAGAGCTTGCCAACGGCGCCAGACCAAAATCTGCGATTGTGGCGGGTTTTAACCGTGCATTTACCAGTATTTTTGATGCACAGCTGACTACCTTGATTGTCGCATTTATTTTATTTGCGATTGGTACAGGTCCGATTAAAGGTTTTGCTGTTACCTTAGCCATTGGTATTGCCAGCTCTATCTTCACCTCAGTGACCGTCACGCGTGCACTGGTACAGTTAGCTTATGGCTACCGCAAAAATGTCAAACGCCTAAGTATTGGTTAA
- the yajC gene encoding preprotein translocase subunit YajC, which translates to MLAFIQSAHAEGAAAAPTGTGASTIMQMLLPLAFFAIFYLIIIRPQSRRNKEHRQMIDAIKEGNEVVFAGGLMGKIKKLQGEYAVVALNPTQEVMVQRASIISVLPVGTIDSLK; encoded by the coding sequence ATTTTAGCATTTATCCAATCTGCCCATGCGGAAGGTGCGGCGGCAGCGCCTACTGGAACGGGTGCTTCCACCATCATGCAAATGCTATTGCCATTGGCTTTTTTTGCTATTTTTTACCTCATCATTATCCGACCCCAAAGCCGTCGTAACAAAGAGCATCGTCAAATGATTGATGCCATTAAAGAAGGCAATGAAGTGGTATTTGCCGGTGGCTTGATGGGAAAAATCAAAAAGCTTCAAGGTGAATATGCGGTTGTTGCATTAAACCCTACCCAAGAAGTGATGGTGCAACGTGCCTCAATCATTTCGGTATTGCCTGTGGGTACCATTGATAGTCTTAAATAA
- a CDS encoding LysM peptidoglycan-binding domain-containing protein, producing the protein MLLSISHSSKKTIKPLSLAISSIILAACSSAPTSTTSPAGKPMIGSSSHSKSTVRSAQENAALLDMDSLDELEGLLEATDMTMVENNALLVQRYGNLWDRLRVNFRMNSNVYDPRIEAQKSWFISRQDYLNRLTARASRYLYYTVREAERRNIPTELALLPVIESSYDPNANSNASAAGLWQFIPSTGRIYGLNQTSTFDGRRDVIESTRAAYDYLTALYNQFGSWELALASYNAGPGRIQSAINYNAARGLPTDYWSLKLPTETMNYVPRFLAVAQIVKNPSTYNVYLPAIANRQHFRGVPANVGVSLYEIASLTGVSYDELRALNPALIAGAVDMSGPSRILIPNDLNESIDRKITQLRGNGYMSQQGYLANNSYVTPKTVTPTYNTPTTNSGNQTRPTTTSQGDSLSAAKQAYSKKETVNLPSSSSDLAAMANSMVKNQTTTYIAPIPSTPSIQSRNTVIKEPPITATEQKIVTAEMQSTNTLPTTSAVVTANNTVVQEPPLSNQERNLIAKEIEKTAPQVEQAINPTDGNIKLNAIQTQQSVLEAKGETKKLSYEEPPVVLPKEVKITQASSLNGKVPSTAQATTSKSNTTSESKAVTVSKPAAKKRPSGTRSTYQVKAGDTLATIASRMGLNWRDIAEWNQIDPNAALLAGSTLYLYNAKPIEPKVAEAPKRDSAKPDSKKETKKETKAAKDAQSEEDNKPASKPVSKYSRSDAQGYQVKSGDSLTNLSAKYGVSKSELAALNNLKGNESLLIGQNIKIPKTTTTYKVKAGEGLISLAGRFGISAKELASMNNLSPTASLKVGQTITVPK; encoded by the coding sequence ATGTTGCTTTCGATAAGCCATTCATCAAAAAAAACTATCAAACCGTTAAGTTTAGCTATTTCCTCTATTATTTTGGCAGCCTGTAGCAGTGCGCCAACCAGCACCACCAGTCCAGCAGGTAAACCCATGATTGGATCATCCAGTCACAGCAAAAGCACGGTACGTAGCGCGCAAGAAAATGCAGCGCTACTGGATATGGATAGTTTGGATGAACTTGAAGGCTTGCTTGAAGCCACCGACATGACCATGGTAGAGAATAACGCTTTGTTGGTTCAGCGCTATGGTAATCTGTGGGATAGACTGCGCGTCAATTTTCGTATGAACTCCAACGTGTACGATCCGCGTATTGAAGCGCAGAAAAGTTGGTTTATTAGCCGCCAAGACTATCTAAACCGATTAACAGCGCGTGCTAGCCGCTATTTATACTACACAGTGCGCGAAGCTGAACGTCGCAATATTCCAACAGAACTGGCATTATTGCCTGTCATTGAAAGCTCTTATGACCCCAATGCCAATAGTAACGCGTCGGCTGCAGGGTTATGGCAGTTTATTCCAAGTACAGGTCGTATTTATGGGTTGAATCAAACCAGTACCTTTGATGGTCGCCGTGATGTGATTGAGTCAACCCGTGCCGCTTATGACTATTTGACCGCCTTGTATAACCAATTTGGGAGTTGGGAATTGGCATTGGCATCGTATAATGCCGGTCCTGGTCGTATTCAATCTGCGATTAATTACAATGCAGCGCGCGGGCTACCCACGGATTATTGGTCGCTCAAACTACCCACTGAAACGATGAACTATGTCCCTCGATTTTTGGCAGTGGCGCAAATTGTCAAAAATCCGAGTACCTACAATGTGTATTTACCCGCAATTGCAAACCGTCAGCATTTTAGAGGTGTCCCTGCCAATGTCGGGGTGAGCTTGTATGAAATTGCCAGTCTGACAGGCGTAAGCTACGATGAACTGCGCGCCCTAAATCCTGCGTTGATTGCAGGTGCGGTAGATATGTCAGGCCCAAGCCGTATTCTCATTCCCAATGATCTCAATGAATCCATTGACCGTAAAATCACCCAATTACGCGGTAATGGTTATATGAGTCAACAAGGTTATTTGGCAAACAATAGCTATGTCACCCCTAAAACTGTTACACCGACTTATAACACACCGACCACAAACTCTGGCAACCAAACCCGACCTACCACCACAAGTCAGGGTGATTCACTCAGTGCCGCCAAACAAGCCTATAGCAAAAAAGAAACAGTTAATTTGCCATCGTCTAGTAGCGATTTGGCGGCGATGGCAAATAGTATGGTTAAAAACCAAACCACGACTTATATCGCCCCCATTCCTAGTACGCCAAGTATCCAAAGCCGCAATACGGTAATCAAAGAACCACCGATTACCGCCACCGAGCAAAAAATAGTGACCGCTGAAATGCAGTCTACTAATACATTACCAACCACTTCAGCCGTTGTTACTGCCAACAACACCGTGGTGCAAGAGCCGCCTTTATCCAATCAAGAGCGTAACTTGATTGCTAAAGAAATTGAAAAAACCGCACCCCAAGTAGAGCAAGCGATTAACCCTACCGATGGTAATATCAAGCTCAATGCTATTCAGACTCAGCAATCTGTGCTAGAAGCCAAAGGCGAAACCAAAAAACTCAGTTACGAAGAACCGCCAGTGGTGTTGCCAAAAGAGGTCAAAATTACCCAAGCGTCGAGCTTAAATGGCAAAGTCCCAAGCACGGCGCAAGCGACCACGAGCAAATCCAATACCACCAGTGAAAGCAAAGCTGTCACGGTTAGCAAGCCGGCTGCCAAAAAACGTCCAAGTGGCACACGCAGCACCTATCAAGTCAAAGCTGGCGACACCTTGGCAACTATCGCCAGTCGCATGGGTTTGAATTGGCGAGATATCGCTGAATGGAACCAAATTGACCCAAATGCTGCCTTGCTAGCAGGTTCAACACTTTACTTATACAACGCCAAGCCTATCGAACCCAAAGTAGCAGAAGCGCCAAAACGCGACTCTGCAAAACCCGACAGCAAAAAAGAAACAAAAAAAGAGACTAAAGCAGCCAAAGACGCCCAATCAGAGGAGGATAACAAGCCAGCTTCAAAGCCAGTAAGCAAATATAGTCGTAGTGATGCACAAGGCTACCAAGTAAAATCAGGTGATAGCCTGACAAACTTGAGTGCAAAATATGGCGTTTCTAAAAGTGAGCTTGCCGCTTTAAATAATTTAAAAGGTAATGAGTCGTTATTGATTGGTCAAAACATCAAAATTCCGAAAACCACAACAACCTATAAAGTCAAAGCAGGCGAAGGCTTAATCTCTTTGGCAGGGCGTTTTGGCATTAGTGCTAAAGAATTGGCAAGTATGAATAACTTGTCACCAACAGCATCGCTAAAAGTGGGTCAAACCATTACAGTGCCAAAATAG
- a CDS encoding HU family DNA-binding protein, giving the protein MNKSELVDSIAKKSGLSKAQSTEALNAFIATIGEAMKANDTVSLVGFGTFSVKERQARTGRNPQTKEEIQIPASKVPSFKAGKSLKDMVN; this is encoded by the coding sequence ATGAATAAGTCAGAATTAGTTGATAGCATTGCTAAAAAAAGCGGTCTTTCTAAAGCCCAATCAACTGAAGCATTAAATGCCTTTATCGCAACGATTGGCGAAGCAATGAAAGCCAATGACACCGTGTCATTAGTTGGCTTTGGTACGTTTAGCGTGAAAGAACGCCAAGCACGTACAGGTCGTAACCCACAGACTAAAGAAGAAATCCAAATCCCAGCAAGCAAAGTGCCAAGCTTTAAAGCAGGTAAAAGTTTAAAAGATATGGTTAACTAA
- a CDS encoding IscS subfamily cysteine desulfurase has translation MNKLVYLDYAATTPIDEQVAQKMMKYMTFDGVFGNPASRSHGFGWQAEEAVETAREQIAELINADSREIVFTSGATESDNLAIKGAAQFYSGKGKHIITSKIEHKAVLDVCRELETEGFEITYLDPQPKTGLITVDQVKEVIREDTILVTLMMVNNELGTLTDVAAIGEITREKGIIFHVDAAQAAGKTPIDLEQLKVDLMSFSAHKIYGPKGIGALYVRRKPRVRLKSQMQGGGHERGMRSGTLATHQIVGMGEAFAIAGKRMAEDEARLTKLRQRLWDGLKELDEIYLNGDMNHSIPNIVNISFNFVEGESLMMSLKDFAVSSGSACTSATLEPSYVLRALGLSDELAHSSIRFSLGRYTTEEDVDHAIAEMRTAVEKLRALSPLWDMYQEGVDLNSVEWNEH, from the coding sequence ATGAATAAATTAGTCTATTTAGATTATGCCGCGACTACACCAATTGATGAGCAAGTCGCCCAAAAGATGATGAAATACATGACCTTTGATGGCGTGTTTGGTAATCCTGCCTCGCGTTCGCATGGGTTTGGTTGGCAAGCCGAGGAAGCGGTTGAAACTGCCCGTGAGCAAATTGCAGAATTAATCAACGCTGATTCACGTGAAATTGTGTTTACTTCAGGGGCTACTGAGTCAGACAATTTGGCGATTAAAGGCGCGGCGCAATTTTATAGTGGTAAAGGCAAACACATTATTACCAGTAAAATTGAACATAAAGCTGTGCTAGACGTCTGCCGTGAATTAGAAACAGAAGGTTTTGAAATTACCTATCTAGACCCACAGCCAAAGACAGGTCTAATTACGGTTGACCAAGTCAAAGAGGTTATTCGTGAAGATACTATTTTAGTGACCCTAATGATGGTGAATAACGAACTTGGCACCCTAACAGATGTTGCGGCGATTGGTGAAATCACACGTGAAAAAGGTATTATTTTTCATGTCGATGCGGCGCAAGCAGCTGGTAAAACTCCGATTGATTTAGAGCAATTAAAAGTTGATTTGATGAGTTTTTCTGCCCATAAAATTTATGGCCCTAAAGGTATTGGTGCTTTATATGTTCGCCGCAAACCACGTGTGCGTCTAAAATCTCAAATGCAAGGTGGTGGTCATGAGCGTGGTATGCGTTCAGGTACTTTGGCAACGCATCAGATTGTGGGGATGGGTGAGGCCTTTGCCATTGCGGGCAAACGTATGGCAGAAGATGAAGCCAGATTGACAAAACTGCGTCAACGCCTTTGGGATGGCTTAAAAGAGCTTGATGAAATTTATCTTAATGGTGACATGAATCACAGTATTCCAAACATCGTCAACATCAGCTTTAACTTTGTAGAAGGCGAATCGTTGATGATGTCATTGAAAGATTTTGCCGTGTCGTCGGGTTCTGCTTGTACGTCAGCGACGCTTGAGCCTTCGTACGTATTACGCGCGCTTGGATTGTCAGATGAGCTTGCTCACAGTTCAATTCGTTTTAGTTTGGGTCGCTATACCACCGAAGAAGATGTTGACCATGCGATTGCTGAGATGCGAACTGCGGTTGAAAAATTACGCGCTTTATCACCGCTTTGGGACATGTACCAAGAAGGCGTTGATTTAAATAGTGTGGAATGGAACGAACATTAA
- the iscU gene encoding Fe-S cluster assembly scaffold IscU: MAYSDKVLDHYENPRNVGNLDKDAKNVGTGMVGAPACGDVMRLQIQVGDNGIIEDARFKTYGCGSAIASSSLVTEWLKGKTLDEASTIKNKDIAEELALPPVKVHCSVLAEDAIKAAIEDYKSKAEA; encoded by the coding sequence ATGGCTTATTCAGACAAAGTTTTAGATCATTATGAAAATCCACGCAATGTGGGAAACTTAGATAAAGATGCCAAAAATGTCGGTACCGGTATGGTCGGCGCGCCAGCCTGTGGTGATGTGATGCGCCTGCAAATCCAAGTCGGTGATAACGGTATTATTGAAGATGCGCGCTTTAAAACCTATGGCTGTGGTTCAGCCATTGCCTCAAGCTCATTGGTTACAGAATGGCTTAAAGGCAAAACTTTGGATGAAGCCAGTACCATTAAGAATAAAGATATTGCTGAAGAGTTGGCTCTGCCGCCTGTTAAAGTGCACTGCTCAGTGCTGGCAGAAGACGCCATTAAAGCAGCGATTGAAGATTATAAATCCAAAGCTGAAGCTTGA
- the iscA gene encoding iron-sulfur cluster assembly protein IscA, which translates to MSRWGSKVIELSNDAAQHVREFLQNRGHGEGIRVGIRTAGCSGLAYVLEFVDEPDPNDQRFESNGVSVFIDPKSLVYLNGLKMDFVKEGLNEGFKFSNPNQKGECGCGESFTV; encoded by the coding sequence ATGAGTAGATGGGGTAGTAAAGTGATTGAATTATCAAACGATGCAGCTCAACATGTACGCGAGTTTTTGCAAAACCGTGGTCATGGGGAAGGTATCCGTGTGGGTATCCGTACCGCAGGTTGTTCTGGTTTAGCTTATGTGCTGGAATTTGTTGATGAGCCAGACCCTAACGACCAACGTTTTGAAAGCAATGGGGTTAGTGTATTTATCGATCCAAAAAGCTTAGTTTATCTTAATGGTTTGAAAATGGATTTTGTCAAAGAAGGTCTCAATGAAGGCTTTAAATTTAGTAATCCAAACCAAAAAGGTGAGTGTGGCTGTGGTGAATCTTTCACCGTTTAG
- a CDS encoding Fe-S protein assembly co-chaperone HscB: MVNYFELMNIPQQYQIDIAKLQQTLRQLQSKFHPDNNLDASVAEQNLSLSANTDGFLRESIAKLSALKPEQASAIINEAYNTLKNPDSRASHLLALKGISQSINQPIRDLDFLDDAMSFRIDLDDADSQSITLLSKKLTEWLNNYQLAFDEVYQKIDNSAAAEANDDALTKQAIDIIQKLQFLVKLQADVAKTTDELAQQNFDNDDDLYV, from the coding sequence ATGGTTAATTATTTTGAGTTGATGAATATACCCCAACAATATCAAATTGATATCGCCAAACTTCAGCAGACCCTTCGCCAACTTCAATCTAAGTTCCATCCTGACAACAATCTTGATGCGTCTGTAGCTGAGCAAAACCTTTCGCTATCTGCTAATACCGATGGTTTTTTGCGTGAATCAATCGCCAAATTATCCGCACTAAAGCCTGAGCAAGCGTCTGCTATTATTAATGAAGCCTATAATACGCTTAAAAACCCCGACTCTCGCGCGTCACATTTATTGGCACTCAAAGGCATTTCACAATCTATTAATCAGCCGATTCGTGATTTGGACTTTTTAGACGATGCCATGTCATTTCGCATCGATTTAGACGATGCTGATAGCCAAAGTATTACCTTGCTTAGCAAAAAACTTACCGAATGGCTAAATAATTATCAACTTGCTTTTGACGAGGTTTACCAAAAAATTGATAACTCAGCTGCAGCTGAGGCTAATGATGATGCCTTAACCAAACAGGCGATAGATATTATTCAAAAACTGCAGTTTTTGGTTAAACTGCAAGCAGATGTAGCAAAAACCACCGATGAATTAGCCCAGCAGAATTTTGATAATGATGATGATCTCTACGTGTAA